A stretch of the Natrinema sp. CBA1119 genome encodes the following:
- a CDS encoding oligosaccharide flippase family protein, with protein MIERLRIVYERLTAGGSTAEKALQSGIWVAGINVTDRILQLLKVIILARLLSPAAFGLLGIALLVIAALRQFSKLGFDEALIQHQDDDVDAYLNTAWVMKIVRGFGIAVVAFLAAPYLAVFFSEPQA; from the coding sequence GTGATTGAACGCCTTCGGATTGTTTATGAGCGTCTTACTGCGGGCGGGTCAACAGCGGAAAAAGCCCTACAGAGTGGTATCTGGGTGGCTGGAATCAATGTTACTGACCGTATCTTGCAACTCCTGAAGGTCATTATTCTCGCTCGATTGCTTTCACCGGCGGCATTCGGTCTCCTCGGAATCGCGCTGCTTGTAATTGCGGCACTCCGGCAGTTCTCAAAACTCGGTTTTGACGAGGCATTAATACAGCACCAAGACGACGATGTAGACGCCTACCTCAACACTGCTTGGGTAATGAAGATCGTCCGTGGGTTCGGAATCGCGGTCGTAGCGTTTCTCGCAGCCCCGTACCTCGCGGTATTTTTTAGTGAACCGCAAGCAGA